The genomic stretch GGTAGTGGGGGCAGGGGTGGGGGTAGGTTGCGCGCAGGCTGCCAGGTACCTGGCGCTGGCAAGAGACAGACCTAAGAGCGTTGACAGGCGCAAGAATTCGCGGCGAGAAATTTGGTTCTTGCGCAGCATCTCCTGGGCTTCCGGAATAAGAGGGTGAATTTTCTTCGGTTGCATGGGTATGGTCTCCTTCTATTTCTATTTTATGGTAATATCCTTGTGGAATACTTCTGCCGGTTGAGAAATTGACAGCGAGGAACGCGCCTCATAAAGGGATTGGGAGAAAACACCATACAGAACATTTGACGAGGTGCACCTCCGAGGAAGGTTTAACAAATTAATACATCATAAAAGACTATTGACATTTTTTATCATATCATCTAATATATCTATTGTCAAGTTAAGACCTATCTGATATATCAGTTAAATGATTAGATATTTGGTTAAGCAAATGCTGGCATGGAAAACGATTCAGGCACCACCAAACTAAAAATTTATAAAGAAATCCGTCGTTCAATTATCATGGGACATCGTCAGCCAGGTGAACGTTTGGATGTTGAAGAAATCGCCCGCCAATATAACACCAGTATCACCCCCATTCGGGATGCCCTGCAGATGCTGACTCAAGAAGGTCTGGTGAGCATTAAACCACGGTCGGGCTATTTTGTAACGCGGATGACCCTTAAGCAATTGCGCGATATGATGGAATTGCGCAAAATTCTGGAACTGGCAGCTATCGAGCGCGCGGCTATGCGCATCACACCAGCTCAAATACAGGAACTACGCTCCGTTCACGCCGGATACACCGGTGACGACGATGTATCCTATGACCGCTATACAGACGAGAATCGCAAATTCCATGTCACCATTGCCATCGCCTCAGGAAACCTTGAGTTAGCAGAGATGATCGGTCGATTACATGATCGCCTTGCCCGCTTCATGGTTTTACGCCATGCCGGACAATCGCAGGAATTTACGCACGCCCGGATTGTCGATGCGCTGGAAAAACACGATCCCGAAGCTGCAAAACGAGCTTTATTGGATGATATTGAAGTCTCGCATGATGAAATCATCGATGAAATCATCGAAGAAAAAGCCGATAGCTGGCATGTAGATACGAGCCGCTAATTTTATCCAACTTTTATCTTAGCGGGATCTACCTCCGCCTCTGGAGTCTTTATTCTCTAAACTTCTTTAACTCATACCCTTATTCCACCTATCAAGGAGCCTGTCATGAATCTGGAGACAATTTATCAACACGTCATAAATGGAGAGATGGATGAAACTGCCGAGAGTGTTGCCACAGCTCTGGCAGAAGGATTCAGCCCCAATGACATCCTGAATAAAGCGCTGATTGCAGCCATGGACGAAGTCGGACGACGTTATGAAGAGGGTGATTTTTTCGTCCCTGAAATGTTGATTGCCGCCCGCGCCATGCAGAGTGGTCTGCATGTCCTGAAACCTCATCTCGTTCAAGGCAGCGTGGGATCGGCTGGTAAGATCGTCATCGGCACGGTAAAGGGAGACTTACACGATATTGGCAAAAATCTGGTGGCAATGATGCTGGAAGGCGCCGGGTTCGAGGTCATCGATCTGGGCACCGATGTTGACCCATAAAAATTTGTCCAGTCTGCTAAAGAAGGCGCTCAGGTCATTGGGCTTTCTGCTCTCCTGACCACTACAATGAGCAATATGGCAGGTACCATCGATGCCCTCAAACAAGCCGGTGTCCGTGATCAGGTCAAGGTCATCGTCGGCGGCGCACCGGTCACGGCTGAATTTGCCAGACAAATCGGCGCCGATGGATTTGCCCCCGATGCATCCACCGCCGCGCGAGTTGTGCGCCAGTTATTAGAATAACGAGGTTCGCCATGCTCTTGAGTGACCTCCGAGCCTAAACTCGGAGGTCACTTTCGTTAAACCGCATCGAAACTATCTGATTTGGGTTTAAAATAGCAAGATGTCTAGTATAGTCATTCGGGCATTTGAGCTACGGAAAGATTCTCCCGCTCCTTATCCCCAGTGGCTGATGGAAAAACTATAAAACAATCGAGAGAGAGGTAGGCTGGATGAGTGAGATCCAATCTGAAAAACCCATTAAGTTCTATGACCGTCCGAATGTTGAGATGGAGACACTTCCCTATGGGGACGGTATTCCACTTGGTATCGAACAGGTGCAAAATCCCAGAGTTGGTATTGGCGGTGCCTATGCAGGTTGGGGGATTGCAGTAGATAACCAATCTTTACCCCAACGATTAGAGGAACGTTTGGGAGAAAAGGTTGCTAACAGTGAAGTCGGTGATCTTGACGAACTGGGATTTTACAGCCGTCACCACTTACCCGAACTTAGCCCGCAAGAGCATCGGGAATTAGAAATCGAAGTGGGGGCGAAATTACTCCAAAAGGCTGCTGAGGCAAATGGCTGGCATCCCAATGAGGTTCAAGGTGTGTTGATTGGGATGAGCAGTCCGGTTTGCGAGGATTATTTAGAACAAATCTGCCAAAAAGCCGGGATTTCTTATCAGGCACTGAAAGTCAGTGTTCACAAAGCCTGCGATGGTTCAGTTGGTAGTTTGCATCTTGCCCTTAATCCCTTTATCTCTTTACCGGCAAAAGTCAATATCGCTGAAGAACTGCGGGGAAAGAAAGTCCTGGTCGGTGGCATCGAGGGGTTGAGCCGCTTCCTCTATGCTTCACGAGACGTGAACGCCCTACAACTTTTCGGCAACGGCGCTGGGGTGATCGGCATCATCCCAGGTGAGACAATCCAATTTCTCAGCGGCGCAACCCGCGAAGCCTACGATGAAGAAGGGGTTTTACAGGTCAAAATGACCTATCCTCATTCGCGCCAAAATATGCTGGAGGTGACCCAGGATGGTCAGTCCCACCTGCGCGTGGCCGGTTTGATGCACGAACCCGAAGGAGATGCGCCGATTGCCATGGCTGGAATGATGGGCATGGTAAAGTTGTTCATCCGCAATGGGGTTCAGGTCGTTGTGGAAGTTTATCGCGCCTATCAGCAACTGATGGACAAACTTGGCGAGCCAGGCAAACAGCTTGCCGTAGCGATTGCTCATCACGCCAACTATAAAATCAACAAACTCAAAGAGAAGCAAGTCCATAGCGCCGGCATTCCCCTGAATTTTCCCTGGCTGCTGCACGATTTTGGCAATGTCAGCGCCGCCTCGAATATGATCGCTTTCCTACGCTACCTTCCCAATCTCAACCCGGGGGATCATGTTCTCATTGATGGTTTTGGCGCCGGCACCTATTACGATTCCCTGACGGTAGCGCTCCCTTAAGGAACCAGCCTGCACGACTTGCGGGAGGGTTCGCCAGGCTTGCCTGGTCTCTCGTATCGCTGGATTTGCCTGGTTTCCATCACCCGACCTGACCGACCTCAAGGTCGGCGGTACTCCCAAATGGATCGCCAGGCTTGTCTGGTATTCGTCGCTCGACCTGACCGACCAAAGTCAACGGTACCCCCGAAAAGTACCGCCGGGCTTGCCCGATTTCCTTCACCCGGACAGTTGAAATATGGAGAAGTCTCGCAGTTTATGGTAAAACATAAGTATGGATTTTCCAGATCAACTGATCCAGACCCTGCGGAAAGCACAACGGGTCGTTGCTCTCAGTGGGGCAGGCATCTCGCAAGAAAGCGGCTTGCGTACTTTTCGGGATGCTCAGGATGGCTTGTGGGCTCAGTATCGTCCCGAAGACTTAGCCACACCGCAGGCTTTTCAACGCAATCCCAGGCTGGTTTGGGATTGGTATGCCTGGCGGCGCGAGAAGGTCTATCAGGCAAAGCCAAACCCGGCGCATTATGCCCTGGCCGAAATGGCAAAATTCATTCCCCACTTTACGCTCATTACCCAAAATGTAGATGGTTTGCACCAGGCGGCCGGCAGTTCCAATGTGATCGAACTGCACGGCAACATCCGCCGTGTACGCTGTTCGGTATGCGGCCAGGTGCACTCACAATGGCATCAAACCTCTCATGAAGTACCGCGCTGCTCAGCTTGCAACGGCCTGTTACGCCCCGATGTCGTCTGGTTTGGTGAAAACCTCCCCCATGCCGAATTAGAAACCGCCCTTGAAGCTGCTCGATCCTGTGAGCTTTTCTTTTCGATTGGCACTTCTGGTCTGGTTCAACCGGCTGCGTCACTTGCCTACCTCGCTCAGCAGAGCGGTGCATGCATAGTTGAGATCAATGCTGAAGCAACCCCTCTAACCCCCCATGCCGATTTTTCTTTACAGGGCAAGGCGGGAGAAATTCTTCCTGCTTTGGTTAAAGCAACCTTCTACAGCCTGTAATCCAAATATATTGACTGAAGGAGTTCACAATGAGCTTTAAATTTGTCCTCGACCTTTTTCGCAGCCTGGGCGTTTTATTTGGTAGCCTGTTGCTAGGGCGCGCCTTTCGCTCCACCAAAACTTCAGGCAAATTGTTAAGTTTCAGCCTGGGGAGCTTGTTGATTGGCGGAAGTGGCTTGCTCAATTACTGGATGCTGAGAAAAAATCGCGCCAATTTCCCGCGTGGCTTAACTTTGCAGTCCTGGCCGGTCGTCAAAGATGGCTGGCATAATTCGAACGCAGACATGATCTTCTGGCGCGATCATTTCTACCTAATTCACGCCGCTTCTCCTTATCATTTTGGCAGTTCCCGCTGTCATCTCAAGCTTTGGCGTTCTAAAGATGCCATGCAGTGGGAAAAAATTGCCCATTTCAGCAATGCTCCAGAAGATATTCGCGACCCAAAGTTTGCCGTAATTAACGATCGCTTATTCCTGTATGTGCTTCTCAATCGGGATTTCAACCCCGAACCCTACACCACCGCATATTCATTCAGCGAAGATGGCGAAAACTGGACACCTCTAAAGCTGGTCGAACCCGCCGGCTGGCTTTTCTGGCGACCTAAAACTCTCGATGGCAAAACCTGGTATGTTCCAGCCTACTGGTGGGAACATGGGCGATCCATCTTGTTACGCTCTTCGGACGGTGAGAATTGGGAAACCGTCTCCACAATTTATAGCGGCGATCGAAATGACGAAACCGACATCGAATTTCTACCTGACGGGCGATTGCTCGCCGTTGCCCGCTTAGAATTTAGCGAAGACTTTATTCAGGGCGACCC from Anaerolineae bacterium encodes the following:
- a CDS encoding Transcriptional regulator, GntR family — translated: MENDSGTTKLKIYKEIRRSIIMGHRQPGERLDVEEIARQYNTSITPIRDALQMLTQEGLVSIKPRSGYFVTRMTLKQLRDMMELRKILELAAIERAAMRITPAQIQELRSVHAGYTGDDDVSYDRYTDENRKFHVTIAIASGNLELAEMIGRLHDRLARFMVLRHAGQSQEFTHARIVDALEKHDPEAAKRALLDDIEVSHDEIIDEIIEEKADSWHVDTSR
- a CDS encoding NAD-dependent protein deacetylase of SIR2 family; its protein translation is MDFPDQLIQTLRKAQRVVALSGAGISQESGLRTFRDAQDGLWAQYRPEDLATPQAFQRNPRLVWDWYAWRREKVYQAKPNPAHYALAEMAKFIPHFTLITQNVDGLHQAAGSSNVIELHGNIRRVRCSVCGQVHSQWHQTSHEVPRCSACNGLLRPDVVWFGENLPHAELETALEAARSCELFFSIGTSGLVQPAASLAYLAQQSGACIVEINAEATPLTPHADFSLQGKAGEILPALVKATFYSL
- a CDS encoding Methyltransferase corrinoid protein, which encodes MAGTIDALKQAGVRDQVKVIVGGAPVTAEFARQIGADGFAPDASTAARVVRQLLE
- a CDS encoding 5-methyltetrahydrofolate--homocysteine methyltransferase, encoding MNLETIYQHVINGEMDETAESVATALAEGFSPNDILNKALIAAMDEVGRRYEEGDFFVPEMLIAARAMQSGLHVLKPHLVQGSVGSAGKIVIGTVKGDLHDIGKNLVAMMLEGAGFEVIDLGTDVDP